In Delphinus delphis chromosome 18, mDelDel1.2, whole genome shotgun sequence, the following proteins share a genomic window:
- the ACOD1 gene encoding cis-aconitate decarboxylase, producing MACNSTFLVSSQVMPSCGPHSSSPGLRQWLSECGHGTSSMGIAWELGLGKMEPEQWQIDNGVRLGDFDGCYHCVAVLRKLNTLYPKVFSFTKRSYALRLEFAQFTAPPRTNTPKAQPMLLPLALTSIFILSTFAWLTPRSFHKQLRYLLLQQVSTNRKSRQWFSSSVTESFAKVIHGLKVGHLTDRVIQRSKRMILDTLGVGFLGTSTEVFQKAREYSKIYSSNVSSTVWGQPDFRLPPTYAAFVNGVAVHSMDFDDTWYPATHPSGAVLPVLMALSEALPPSPKCSGLDLLLAFNVGIEVQGRLMHFSKEAKDIPKRFHPPSVVGTLGSAAAASKFLGLSMTECQEALAIAVSHAGAPMANAATQTKPLHVGNAARHGLEAAFLAMLGLQGNKQVLDMESGFGAFYANYAPKILPDVDSHTWLLDQQDVAFKLFPAHLATHWVADAAASVRKQLVRDRGLLPTDHMERIVLRIPDVQYVNRPFPDSEPEARHSFQYVACAMLLDGAITASSFHKHQVNRPRVRELLGKVELEHPQDNLPNFNTLYCEISVALKDGAIFTERSDTFYGHWRKPLSQKDLQEKFRANACRMLSCHTVERLIEIVENLEDLEDCSVLTALLKEPSPPEIVSKSL from the exons ATGGCCTGCAATTCTACGTTTCTagtaagctcccaggtgatgccgagCTGTGGACCACACAGCAGCAGCCCGGGTCTAAGGCAGTGGCTCTCAGAGTGTGGTCATGGGACCAGCAGCATGGGCATCGcctgggaactt GGCCTGGGGAAAATGGAACCAGAACAATGGCAGATAGATAATGGTGTAAGGCTTGGAGATTTTGATGGCTGTTATCACTGTGTTGctgttttaaggaaattaaatacACTTTACCCCAAAGTTTTCTCCTTTACAAAACGTTCTTATG CCCTGCGGCTGGAGTTTGCCCAGTTCACGGCACCGCCCCGCACCAACACCCCCAAGGCCCAGCCCATGCTGCTACCTCTGGCTTTAACCTCCATCTTCATTCTCAGCACCTTCGCCTGGCTGACTCCCAGAAGTTTTCATAAGCAGCTCAGGTATCTACTGCTCCAGCAAGTCTCCACCAACAGAAAGAGCAGGCAGTGGTTCTCGAGT TCTGTCACAGAAAGCTTTGCCAAAGTGATCCATGGCTTGAAAGTGGGACACCTGACAGATCGCGTTATCCAGAGGAGCAAGAGGATGATTCTGGATACCCTGGGTGTTGGGTTCCTGGGAACCAGTACAGAAGTGTTCCAAAAAGCCAGGGAATACAGTAAA ATCTATAGTTCCAACGTATCCAGCACTGTTTGGGGCCAGCCAGACTTCAGGCTACCACCAACATATGCTGCTTTCGTTAACGGTGTGGCT GTTCACTCAATGGATTTTGATGACACGTGGTACCCTGCCACCCACCCTTCTGGAGCTGTCCTTCCTGTCCTCATGGCTTTGTCAGAAGCCCTGCCTCCAAGTCCAAAGTGTTCTGGCCTTGACCTGCTGCTGGCTTTCAACGTTGGTATTGAAGTGCAAGGCCGATTAatgcatttctccaaggaagccAAGGACATACCAAAGAG attccatccCCCCTCAGTGGTGGGAACTTTGGGTAGTGCTGCTGCGGCATCTAAGTTTTTGGGGCTCAGCATGACAGAGTGCCAAGAGGCCCTGGCTATTGCTGTTTCTCATGCTGGGGCACCCATGGCGAATGCCGCCACTCAGACCAAGCCTCTTCACGTCGGCAATGCCGCCAGGCATGGGCTAGAAGCTGCTTTTCTGGCAATGCTGGGTCTCCAGGGAAACAAACAGGTCTTGGACATGGAGTCAGGGTTTGGGGCCTTCTATGCCAACTATGCCCCCAAAATCCTTCCAGACGTAGATTCACACACTTGGCTGCTGGACCAGCAGGATGTGGCCTTCAAGCTTTTCCCTGCCCATCTGGCCACGCACTGGGTGGCAGACGCAGCTGCATCTGTGAGAAAACAGCTTGTAAGAGACAGAGGTCTGCTTCCCACTGACCACATGGAGAGAATTGTGCTTAGAATTCCAGATGTCCAGTATGTGAACAGGCCCTTCCCAGACTCGGAGCCTGAGGCCCGACACTCCTTCCAGTACGTggcctgtgccatgctgctggaTGGTGCCATCACTGCCTCATCATTCCACAAACACCAGGTCAACAGGCCACGGGTAAGAGAGCTGCTCGGTAAGGTAGAGCTGGAGCACCCTCAGGACAACCTACCAAATTTCAACACCCTCTACTGCGAGATAAGTGTTGCCCTCAAGGATGGAGCCATCTTCACAGAGCGCTCTGATACCTTCTACGGTCACTGGAGGAAGCCTCTGAGCCAGAAAGACCTACAGGAAAAGTTCAGAGCCAATGCCTGCAGGATGCTGTCCTGCCACACTGTAGAAAGGCTTATAGAGATAGTAGAAAACCTAGAAGACCTGGAAGACTGCTCTGTGTTAACCGCACTTCTGAAAGAACCCTCTCCACCAGAGATAGTTTCAAAATCTCTCTAG